A window of Deinococcus radiotolerans contains these coding sequences:
- a CDS encoding DUF177 domain-containing protein: MTDSPRIHLGALMRSTLDDAQAEGHLDHLQYEQGGQLHTLRFASPAPFEVSVNTLGGSEMYLQGSFEPVLIMECARCLRDVEVPVDVQLGTLMRYEPSAAEPYLEEADTGEEVLVFGDPNLDLSAYLAETTLLSAPLSVLHDEACKGLCQVCGHDLNEGPCEHMAQVPVEEIDDELGTPAGSLHAKQNPFASLADLKLPED; encoded by the coding sequence ATGACGGATTCACCTCGGATTCACCTGGGTGCGCTGATGCGGTCCACGCTGGATGACGCGCAGGCAGAAGGGCACCTTGATCACCTCCAGTACGAGCAGGGCGGGCAGCTGCACACCCTGCGCTTTGCCTCCCCGGCGCCCTTCGAGGTGTCGGTGAACACGCTGGGCGGCTCGGAGATGTATCTACAGGGCTCCTTCGAGCCGGTGCTGATCATGGAGTGCGCCCGCTGCCTGCGCGACGTGGAGGTGCCTGTAGACGTGCAGTTAGGTACGCTGATGCGCTACGAGCCCTCGGCGGCCGAGCCGTACCTGGAGGAGGCCGATACCGGTGAGGAGGTGCTGGTGTTCGGCGATCCAAACCTGGACCTGAGTGCGTACCTGGCGGAGACGACGCTGCTGAGCGCGCCGCTGAGCGTGCTGCATGACGAGGCCTGTAAGGGGCTGTGTCAGGTGTGTGGTCATGACCTGAACGAGGGGCCGTGCGAGCACATGGCGCAGGTGCCGGTCGAGGAGATCGACGATGAGCTGGGCACCCCGGCGGGTTCGCTGCATGCGAAGCAGAATCCGTTCGCGTCGCTGGCGGACCTGAAGCTTCCGGAGGACTGA
- a CDS encoding glucose-1-phosphate thymidylyltransferase, translated as MKAIIPAAGLGTRLRPLTYTRPKPVLRVAGRPIIGHAIQTLVQAGITEIGIVVSDITRSEIQHAIEGTPGASVTLINQHEQLGLGHAVLTARDWVGQDDFCVYLGDNLFEHGAAPFIRAFLHDRPSALIALVEVPDPTAFGVAQLDGTRITRLIEKPKDPSSNLAVAGLYCFTPDIFDMLDGMPPSARGEYEITDGIQRLIDAGLHVQGQAVQGWWKDTGRPADLLDANRLLLEQLEEDIQGEVTESHLSGRVVIPASARVVRSKIVGPVMLGEGVLIEDAYIGPFTSIGANSVVRGAEVEHSVVDEGAQIEQVSTRLQDCLIGVRAQVRGGRTLPRTHKLTISDASLVELA; from the coding sequence GTGAAAGCAATTATTCCTGCGGCCGGGCTCGGCACGCGCCTGCGTCCCCTGACGTATACACGCCCCAAGCCAGTCCTGCGTGTGGCGGGGAGGCCAATCATCGGGCACGCAATCCAAACGCTGGTGCAGGCAGGTATTACAGAGATTGGCATTGTGGTGTCGGACATCACACGCTCGGAGATTCAGCATGCAATAGAGGGCACGCCTGGGGCGTCGGTTACCTTGATCAACCAGCATGAGCAGCTGGGGCTGGGGCACGCGGTGCTCACGGCGCGGGACTGGGTAGGGCAGGATGATTTCTGCGTGTACCTGGGAGATAACCTCTTCGAGCACGGCGCGGCCCCATTCATCCGGGCGTTCCTGCATGATCGTCCCAGTGCCCTGATTGCGCTTGTGGAGGTTCCTGACCCTACTGCCTTCGGTGTGGCGCAACTTGATGGCACCCGCATCACCCGCCTCATCGAGAAACCCAAGGATCCGTCCAGCAATCTGGCGGTGGCGGGCCTGTACTGTTTCACGCCTGACATCTTCGACATGCTGGACGGCATGCCGCCCTCCGCGCGTGGGGAGTATGAGATCACAGACGGTATCCAGCGGCTGATTGACGCGGGCTTACACGTTCAGGGGCAGGCTGTGCAGGGCTGGTGGAAGGACACGGGTCGTCCGGCCGACCTGCTGGATGCCAACCGGCTGCTGCTGGAGCAGCTGGAGGAAGACATTCAGGGGGAGGTCACCGAGTCGCATCTGTCCGGGCGGGTCGTCATTCCAGCGTCTGCCCGGGTCGTGCGCAGCAAGATCGTTGGTCCGGTCATGCTCGGCGAGGGCGTGCTGATTGAGGATGCCTATATCGGGCCGTTCACGAGTATCGGTGCGAATTCGGTGGTGCGTGGCGCTGAGGTGGAGCACAGCGTGGTGGACGAGGGGGCGCAGATCGAGCAGGTCAGTACTCGCCTTCAGGACTGCCTGATCGGCGTGCGGGCCCAGGTACGCGGAGGACGCACTCTGCCTCGTACGCACAAACTCACGATCAGTGACGCAAGCCTCGTGGAACTGGCCTGA
- a CDS encoding mannose-1-phosphate guanylyltransferase: MTTLEQHVFVPVILAGGSGERFWPLSRKHRPKQFLHLDDSGRSLLQATADRLAACTDHAQVMVVTGHDHRLQVLEQLPELALENLLIEPAPRDTAAAILYAALRIAAVSPDAVMGVFPADHRVADTRTFTEVIGQAVRLAQEAQHLVTIGITPNFPATGYGYIQRGAALENSAGLPAYRVTRFTEKPDAETAQAFLNTGLYSWNSGIFVWGVSAILKAFEQYQPELYQRLTAALQTHGPFNAQLAQIFPTLPKTSIDYAILEKADNVVVIPAEFGWDDLGDWNALERLLKGEGENVAVGRHVGLDTGGAILYTTSGDDLIATIGLEDVVVVRAGEVTLVVRKDRTQDIKKVVQQLKSQPELERFA; the protein is encoded by the coding sequence ATGACTACTTTAGAGCAACACGTTTTCGTTCCGGTGATTCTCGCTGGGGGGAGTGGTGAACGGTTCTGGCCTCTTTCACGTAAGCACCGGCCAAAGCAGTTCCTGCACTTGGATGACTCGGGTAGAAGCTTACTGCAGGCAACGGCGGATCGGCTGGCAGCATGCACAGACCATGCGCAGGTGATGGTCGTTACTGGACATGACCATCGGTTGCAGGTACTGGAGCAGTTGCCTGAGCTGGCGCTTGAAAACCTCCTGATTGAACCGGCTCCGCGTGATACGGCCGCAGCGATCCTGTACGCGGCTTTGAGAATCGCTGCGGTAAGCCCGGACGCCGTCATGGGTGTCTTCCCCGCGGACCATAGAGTGGCTGACACCCGGACATTTACAGAAGTGATTGGGCAAGCCGTGCGCCTTGCGCAGGAGGCGCAGCATCTGGTCACTATTGGTATTACCCCCAATTTTCCCGCCACAGGCTACGGGTATATACAGCGGGGGGCTGCACTCGAAAACTCTGCAGGGTTGCCGGCTTACCGAGTCACACGCTTCACCGAAAAGCCAGATGCGGAAACGGCACAGGCTTTTCTAAACACCGGTCTCTACAGCTGGAATAGTGGAATATTCGTATGGGGTGTCAGCGCTATCCTGAAAGCATTTGAGCAATATCAGCCAGAGTTATACCAGCGACTGACTGCAGCACTCCAGACTCACGGTCCCTTCAACGCCCAGCTTGCTCAGATTTTTCCTACGCTGCCGAAGACGAGTATCGATTACGCCATCTTGGAAAAAGCTGACAATGTAGTCGTTATCCCGGCTGAGTTCGGTTGGGATGATCTTGGTGACTGGAACGCATTGGAACGTCTTCTCAAGGGTGAAGGCGAAAATGTGGCTGTGGGCCGTCATGTCGGTCTTGATACGGGTGGGGCCATACTCTATACGACGAGCGGCGATGATCTGATTGCCACTATTGGACTGGAGGACGTCGTGGTGGTCCGCGCAGGGGAAGTGACTCTTGTGGTTCGTAAGGACCGCACGCAAGACATCAAGAAAGTTGTACAACAATTGAAGAGCCAACCCGAACTGGAGCGATTCGCATGA
- a CDS encoding tyrosine-protein kinase family protein, with protein MTNYPSLEQQRPPQEHIGKGEQEIELAALWSGVRRRLPMILLSSAAVSAAAFLWSRSQSDVFEASSSLVTTGNNMSAGGLRDNVVTAPPLPEGALQEALNGPIVLERIIAELRAKDTLPNELRSQLADTLQRELQLRSVKTLQLQNQLDFNGNGIYSIMARAGTPAAAKYLADLTASSLLEWDRGRALSGIDRAMQSLEAQLVEIDRQLSEGGQSDLERQTLVASRSSLQRALAQADIQAKGATGSLELVSPAVEPLERVAPKPTRNAILTGLLTLLLGVSVAALRTLTDRTARTEDDLLNFGLPTLGSVPKIRRRDVVFGGIVRAARQAGLYEALGFLRVNLLTRLGAPSGQRVMISSTAPGEGKSSLTATLADTLASSGLRVLIIDADMRRGTQQDVWEKYETGRTWKQLVGEGGARTLQDALKAPENVQVIEAEPGVHVLPAGPGIQDSMGLLNRAPLADVFKSWSQNYDLMLIDSPPLLALADGLVLGRHVDQVLIVVEEGRTSLNAVKQTLRRARNANLPILGFILNKVSASSQESQGYGYGYSYGPRKRGA; from the coding sequence ATGACCAATTATCCTTCACTGGAACAACAGCGTCCGCCGCAAGAGCATATTGGAAAGGGTGAACAAGAGATAGAGCTTGCGGCCCTCTGGAGCGGAGTGCGTAGACGGCTACCCATGATCCTCCTAAGTTCCGCAGCTGTGTCAGCTGCTGCGTTTCTCTGGTCACGCTCACAATCAGACGTATTTGAAGCGTCCTCCAGTCTGGTTACAACTGGGAACAACATGAGTGCAGGTGGACTGCGAGACAACGTTGTAACTGCGCCTCCTCTCCCGGAAGGTGCTCTACAAGAGGCGCTCAATGGGCCGATTGTTCTTGAGAGAATTATTGCTGAGCTGCGCGCGAAGGATACATTACCAAATGAGCTGAGATCTCAACTGGCTGATACTCTGCAGCGCGAGTTGCAGCTCCGAAGTGTCAAAACACTCCAGCTCCAAAACCAATTGGACTTTAACGGCAATGGAATTTACTCCATTATGGCGCGCGCCGGAACGCCAGCTGCTGCCAAGTACTTGGCCGACTTGACGGCGAGCAGTCTGTTGGAATGGGACCGAGGGCGTGCGCTGAGTGGCATAGACCGGGCTATGCAGAGTCTGGAAGCTCAGCTTGTTGAAATTGATCGCCAGCTGTCAGAGGGTGGGCAGAGTGATCTAGAGCGACAAACATTGGTGGCTTCCCGCTCCAGCCTCCAGCGGGCCTTGGCGCAAGCAGATATTCAGGCTAAAGGCGCAACCGGCTCTTTGGAGCTGGTGTCGCCTGCGGTTGAGCCCCTTGAACGTGTGGCGCCGAAACCCACACGGAACGCCATCCTCACTGGATTATTGACGCTCTTGCTGGGCGTTAGCGTTGCAGCTCTACGGACTTTGACGGACCGGACAGCCCGCACGGAGGACGACCTCCTGAACTTCGGTTTGCCGACTCTTGGTAGTGTGCCCAAGATTCGCCGCCGCGACGTCGTATTCGGTGGAATTGTCCGTGCTGCCCGTCAAGCTGGACTCTATGAGGCGCTCGGCTTTCTGCGGGTGAATCTCCTGACCCGTCTAGGTGCGCCTAGCGGACAGAGGGTCATGATTTCCTCCACGGCTCCAGGTGAAGGTAAGAGCAGCCTAACCGCTACCCTGGCCGATACTTTGGCCAGTAGTGGGCTTCGAGTCCTCATCATTGACGCTGACATGCGTAGAGGAACTCAGCAGGATGTCTGGGAGAAATACGAAACCGGTCGAACTTGGAAGCAGTTGGTTGGTGAGGGTGGGGCCCGCACTTTGCAAGACGCTCTGAAAGCGCCGGAAAATGTACAGGTCATTGAAGCTGAGCCTGGCGTCCACGTTCTTCCGGCTGGTCCTGGCATACAAGACAGCATGGGACTGCTTAATCGTGCACCTTTGGCTGATGTGTTCAAGAGCTGGAGTCAGAATTACGATCTTATGCTGATCGATAGTCCGCCCCTTCTAGCCCTAGCTGACGGTTTGGTCTTAGGGCGTCATGTGGATCAAGTGCTGATTGTAGTGGAAGAGGGTCGGACGAGCCTGAATGCAGTGAAGCAGACTCTCCGCCGCGCTCGGAATGCCAATCTGCCAATCTTAGGTTTCATCTTGAATAAAGTTTCTGCAAGCTCGCAGGAGTCGCAGGGATACGGGTACGGTTACTCATACGGTCCTCGAAAAAGAGGAGCTTGA
- the wbaP gene encoding undecaprenyl-phosphate galactose phosphotransferase WbaP: MLLPTLSGLPQGIALIVGDAVSLLFIYESLRILLSEQFFLGQGPRATLVWGALWISWRAYQGLYPGYGRSPQKELRLHVVGTIQVVAVQLAASLALQRLMPNIGAIILIWTLLLILSLFVRYGFRALLIRAGQYGRPISVIGAGQTALVAIHHLRTHPAYGLNPVVAYDDNETLHGTALFGVPIVGSIEQAITDPRTEQALVSIPGARAETQQRIINGTYAAFPHTWVIPDLFGIPNQALQPHNIGSVATLEVRNNLRSVQARFVKRTIDLFGSIFGGLMVLPLLMIIALAIKIDSPGPAVYRARRIGRNGKMFDCFKFRSMHRDAEDKLKIVLEENPNLRSEFEATHKLRNDPRVTRVGAFLRKTSLDELPQLANVFLGTMSLVGPRPIVQGEVSKYGDIYAVYKQIRPGMTGYWQANGRSDTSYDERVGMDNFYITNWTPWLDIVVLIQTVKVVIAGKGAY; encoded by the coding sequence ATGTTACTGCCGACGTTAAGTGGTTTGCCGCAAGGCATCGCATTGATTGTCGGTGATGCCGTAAGTCTGCTTTTTATATATGAGTCTCTGCGAATCTTATTATCCGAGCAGTTTTTTCTGGGACAGGGGCCCCGTGCTACATTGGTCTGGGGTGCTCTATGGATTTCCTGGCGTGCGTATCAAGGTCTTTATCCTGGCTATGGCAGATCTCCTCAAAAAGAGTTGCGCTTACATGTCGTAGGGACGATTCAGGTTGTTGCTGTGCAGCTTGCGGCGAGTCTGGCCTTGCAGAGACTGATGCCAAATATAGGTGCCATCATTTTAATTTGGACGCTACTACTTATCCTCAGTTTGTTCGTACGATACGGATTTCGAGCATTACTGATACGTGCTGGACAATATGGTCGGCCCATTAGTGTGATCGGTGCCGGACAAACTGCATTAGTTGCCATTCATCACTTACGCACTCATCCTGCTTACGGACTTAACCCTGTTGTTGCTTACGACGATAACGAAACATTACACGGTACGGCGCTTTTTGGCGTTCCAATTGTGGGATCGATTGAGCAGGCCATTACTGATCCCCGTACAGAACAGGCATTGGTTTCTATTCCTGGAGCGCGCGCAGAAACGCAACAGAGAATTATTAATGGTACTTATGCGGCTTTTCCACATACTTGGGTGATTCCTGATTTATTTGGCATTCCGAATCAGGCTCTACAGCCTCACAACATCGGGAGCGTTGCTACCCTAGAGGTGCGCAATAATCTACGTAGCGTTCAGGCGAGATTTGTAAAGCGAACTATTGACCTTTTTGGATCGATCTTCGGTGGTCTGATGGTTTTGCCCTTATTGATGATTATTGCGCTTGCTATTAAGATTGATAGTCCCGGTCCAGCTGTGTATCGTGCTCGTCGAATTGGAAGAAATGGTAAAATGTTTGACTGTTTTAAATTCCGTAGTATGCATCGTGATGCAGAGGATAAGTTAAAGATTGTATTAGAAGAAAATCCAAATCTAAGGTCTGAGTTTGAAGCAACCCATAAACTTAGAAATGATCCGCGGGTTACACGTGTCGGTGCATTTTTACGTAAAACGAGCCTCGACGAGCTTCCACAGCTGGCGAATGTCTTTCTTGGAACGATGAGTCTTGTCGGGCCAAGGCCAATAGTACAGGGAGAAGTTTCTAAGTACGGTGACATTTATGCCGTGTATAAACAAATTCGACCTGGTATGACTGGTTACTGGCAGGCTAATGGAAGGAGTGATACGAGTTACGATGAAAGGGTAGGTATGGATAATTTTTATATCAC